Proteins found in one Buchnera aphidicola str. G002 (Myzus persicae) genomic segment:
- the hemC gene encoding hydroxymethylbilane synthase produces the protein MQNKTLRIATRKSPLALEQTKYVQKKILSLYPDLNIKLVPIVTHGDNILNKSLSKIGGKGLFIKELERALLENKADIAIHSMKDLPVNITKELCLVSICKRGNPLDTLISNNYRSINQLPKGAIIGTSSLRRQCQLITYRPDLIVTPLRGNVETRIAKLDQGQYDAIILATEGLNRLSLKHRITQIIPAELSLPSCGQGAIGIQSRIHDKKVLFFLSHLNHINTFIEINAERAFCRKLESGCQIPIGSYAILKKNKIWLRGLIGSPNGKIILRGERIGWYDTGEKMGYSLADELLRNGAKNILNNLNIKQSYCI, from the coding sequence ATGCAAAATAAAACGTTAAGAATTGCTACTAGAAAAAGTCCTTTAGCTTTAGAACAAACAAAATATGTTCAAAAAAAAATACTATCTTTATATCCAGATTTAAATATAAAATTAGTACCTATTGTGACTCATGGAGATAATATTTTAAATAAATCTCTTTCAAAAATTGGAGGTAAAGGATTATTTATAAAAGAATTAGAACGTGCTCTTCTTGAAAATAAAGCAGATATTGCCATTCATTCTATGAAAGATCTTCCGGTGAATATTACAAAAGAATTGTGTTTGGTCAGTATATGTAAAAGAGGAAATCCTTTAGATACATTAATATCTAATAATTATAGATCAATTAATCAATTACCTAAAGGTGCTATAATTGGAACATCTAGTTTGAGAAGACAATGTCAATTAATTACTTATCGACCAGATTTGATTGTTACTCCTTTGAGAGGTAACGTAGAAACCAGAATAGCCAAGTTAGACCAAGGACAATATGATGCTATTATACTTGCTACTGAAGGATTAAATAGATTAAGTTTAAAGCATCGGATTACTCAAATAATACCAGCTGAATTATCTCTTCCTTCATGTGGTCAAGGTGCAATTGGCATACAATCTAGAATACATGATAAAAAAGTTTTATTTTTTTTATCACATCTTAATCATATCAATACTTTTATTGAAATAAATGCAGAAAGAGCGTTTTGTAGAAAATTAGAATCAGGTTGTCAGATTCCTATTGGTAGCTATGCTATTTTAAAAAAAAATAAAATTTGGTTAAGGGGATTAATAGGTTCACCGAATGGTAAAATAATATTAAGAGGAGAAAGAATAGGCTGGTATGATACAGGAGAAAAAATGGGATATTCGCTTGCTGATGAATTACTCCGAAATGGTGCTAAAAATATTCTTAATAACCTTAATATAAAACAATCTTATTGTATATGA
- a CDS encoding uroporphyrinogen-III synthase, translating into MKILVMRPSPVGEELVKNLNKIGVPSWHFSLFDFFPSLSAISLSQNINELYTSNVILVFSKNAIYYTNLYFKKNNLQWPSHVKYYAIGKSTANVLYRYIKKKIIFPKKRENSENLLRILYKKVSKKDKIVLLQGENGRKLIEINLKKSGFKVCIVECYKRVLKKINGTIESKKWRLYQINSLVVTSSEILYQLTTIISETDQIEWLFKCKIFVVGRRLSKIAQKLGWKDIVVCRYADNEHLFKIIQNQFLNH; encoded by the coding sequence ATGAAAATATTAGTTATGCGACCTTCACCTGTAGGAGAAGAGTTAGTAAAAAATCTTAATAAAATAGGTGTACCTTCTTGGCATTTTTCTTTATTTGATTTTTTTCCTAGTTTAAGTGCTATAAGTTTATCACAAAACATTAATGAATTATATACATCTAATGTTATTCTTGTTTTTTCTAAAAATGCTATTTATTACACAAATTTATATTTTAAAAAAAATAATTTACAATGGCCATCTCATGTAAAATATTATGCTATTGGAAAAAGTACAGCTAATGTTCTTTATAGATATATTAAAAAAAAAATTATTTTTCCTAAAAAAAGAGAAAATAGCGAAAATTTGTTAAGAATTTTATATAAAAAAGTATCAAAAAAAGACAAAATTGTTTTACTACAAGGTGAAAATGGAAGAAAATTAATAGAAATAAATTTAAAAAAATCAGGTTTTAAAGTTTGTATTGTAGAATGTTATAAAAGAGTTTTAAAAAAAATAAACGGTACAATAGAAAGTAAAAAATGGCGTTTATATCAAATAAATAGTTTAGTTGTAACTAGCAGTGAAATTTTATATCAATTAACAACTATTATTTCTGAAACAGATCAAATAGAATGGCTATTTAAATGTAAAATTTTCGTTGTTGGCAGAAGATTATCAAAAATAGCACAAAAATTAGGTTGGAAAGATATAGTGGTATGTAGATATGCTGATAATGAACACTTATTTAAAATTATTCAAAATCAATTTTTAAATCATTAA
- the rho gene encoding transcription termination factor Rho, giving the protein MNLTALKNMPVSELITLGEKMGLENLARMRKQDIIFAILKQHAKSGEDIFGDGVLEILQDGFGFLRSADSSYLAGPDDIYVSPSQIRRFNLRTGDTISGKIRPPKEGERYFALLKVNEVNYDKPENARSKILFENLTPLHANSRLRMERGNGSTEDLTARVLDLASPIGRGQRGLIVAPPKAGKTILLQNIAQSIAYNHPDCVLMVLLIDERPEEVTEMQRLVKGEVVASTFDEPASRHVQVAEMVIEKAKRLVEHKKDVIILLDSITRLARAYNTVVPASGKVLTGGVDANALHRPKRFFGAARNVEEGGSLTIIATALVDTGSKMDEVIYEEFKGTGNMELPLSRKIAEKRVFPAIDYNRSGTRKEELLTLPEELQKMWILRKIIHPMSEIDAMEFLLNKLAMTKTNDEFFDMMKRS; this is encoded by the coding sequence ATGAATCTTACCGCACTTAAAAATATGCCAGTTTCTGAATTAATTACTCTTGGTGAAAAAATGGGGTTGGAAAATTTAGCGCGTATGCGTAAACAAGATATTATTTTTGCCATCCTTAAACAACATGCAAAAAGTGGAGAAGATATATTTGGAGACGGAGTTTTAGAAATACTACAAGATGGATTTGGTTTTTTGCGTTCTGCTGACAGTTCTTATTTAGCAGGTCCAGATGACATTTATGTTTCACCCAGTCAAATCCGTAGATTTAATTTACGTACAGGTGATACTATTTCTGGAAAGATAAGGCCTCCTAAAGAAGGTGAAAGATATTTCGCTTTACTGAAAGTCAATGAAGTCAATTATGATAAGCCTGAAAATGCAAGGAGTAAAATATTATTTGAAAATTTAACACCATTACATGCAAATTCTAGATTACGAATGGAACGAGGAAACGGTTCAACTGAAGATTTAACAGCAAGAGTATTAGATTTAGCATCTCCTATTGGACGTGGGCAACGTGGTTTAATTGTAGCTCCTCCTAAAGCTGGAAAAACAATATTGCTTCAAAATATTGCACAAAGCATTGCTTACAATCATCCAGACTGTGTTTTAATGGTACTATTAATTGATGAAAGACCAGAAGAAGTTACTGAAATGCAAAGATTAGTTAAAGGAGAAGTTGTTGCTTCTACTTTTGATGAACCTGCATCAAGACATGTACAAGTAGCTGAAATGGTCATTGAAAAAGCAAAAAGATTAGTAGAACATAAGAAAGATGTAATTATTTTACTTGATTCGATTACCCGTTTAGCGCGTGCTTATAATACAGTCGTACCAGCTTCAGGAAAAGTTTTAACAGGAGGTGTTGATGCTAATGCTTTACATAGACCTAAGCGATTTTTTGGTGCTGCACGTAATGTAGAAGAAGGAGGCAGTTTAACAATTATTGCCACTGCATTAGTTGATACAGGTTCAAAAATGGATGAAGTCATTTATGAAGAATTTAAAGGAACAGGCAATATGGAATTGCCATTATCTAGAAAAATTGCAGAAAAACGTGTTTTTCCAGCTATTGATTATAATCGTTCTGGCACTAGAAAAGAAGAATTATTAACTTTGCCAGAAGAACTTCAAAAAATGTGGATTCTTAGAAAAATTATTCATCCTATGAGTGAAATAGACGCAATGGAATTTTTACTTAATAAACTTGCTATGACAAAAACTAACGATGAATTTTTTGATATGATGAAACGTTCCTAA
- the trxA gene encoding thioredoxin TrxA, whose amino-acid sequence MNKIITLTDQNFKEKVLEKKGFALIDFWAPWCNPCKILAPILEEIAEEYNEKLIIGKINIEEQPNTAPIYSIRSIPTLLLFHDGQVLSTKVGALSKLQLKKFLDENIN is encoded by the coding sequence ATGAACAAAATAATAACACTCACCGATCAAAATTTCAAAGAAAAAGTTTTAGAAAAAAAAGGATTTGCATTAATAGATTTTTGGGCTCCATGGTGTAATCCTTGCAAAATTTTAGCACCTATTTTAGAGGAAATAGCAGAAGAATATAATGAGAAACTAATTATTGGAAAAATAAATATTGAAGAACAGCCTAATACTGCCCCAATATATTCAATTAGAAGTATTCCTACATTATTATTATTTCATGATGGACAAGTTCTTTCTACTAAAGTAGGAGCGCTTTCTAAATTACAACTTAAAAAATTTTTAGATGAAAATATTAACTAA
- the rep gene encoding DNA helicase Rep: MSLNCAQKNAIKFINGPCLILAGAGSGKTKVIINKIIYLINHCQYQANNITAVTFTNKSAYEMRVRLSEYLNTIEIKKMIISTFHSLGLEIIKQEIDALELNSNFTLFDEKDQITLLKKICNQETENNINFFKKISNMISYWKNKFYTPEQVQLLARSHLEIKFASIYKKYNTYLYESNILDFDDLICVPTILLKKNTNIKKRWQKKISYLLVDEYQDTNNSQYEFIKMLTRSDSNFTLVGDDDQSIYSWRGANPKNIFALKKDFPNLKIIKMEHNYRSSGRILKAANSLISNNLHHLEKKLFSKLKYGKLIEVIVGINEENEAEKIAKKISEQYSSKKAKYQDYAILYRGNYQSRIIEKVLIKENIPYNISENSSFFSRPEIKDLLSYLRVIINPNDNCAFMRIINTPARKIGIVTLKKLEKWAIKNNKSFFEASNDIEMKSILREVTINKIKKFTFWIKKTTQLFYLKPFKILDNIINDIQYEKWLSKILKEPNKIKNSINNIHTLSKWIKNMLQGDEFEKPMTLSQIVTRMTLRDISDKNIKNNNYEDKVQLMTLHASKGLEFPSVFIIGMCEGILPNHKSINDNNIEEERRLTYVGITRAKKQLFFTYCDQRIQYGQVLDMSPSRFLFELPKEDLKWNQNIFSQKSLKMREQNKLKIYHFKKILKKHKK; the protein is encoded by the coding sequence ATGTCTCTTAACTGTGCTCAAAAAAATGCTATTAAATTTATTAATGGTCCCTGTTTAATATTAGCAGGGGCTGGTTCTGGAAAAACTAAAGTTATTATCAATAAAATAATTTATTTAATAAATCATTGTCAATATCAAGCGAATAATATTACTGCTGTAACTTTTACTAATAAATCAGCTTATGAAATGCGAGTTCGTCTCTCAGAATACTTAAACACCATAGAAATAAAAAAAATGATTATTTCTACCTTTCATTCATTAGGATTAGAAATTATCAAACAAGAAATTGATGCATTAGAATTAAATTCTAATTTTACTCTTTTTGATGAAAAAGATCAAATAACATTATTAAAAAAGATATGTAATCAAGAAACAGAAAATAATATAAATTTTTTTAAAAAAATAAGTAATATGATTTCTTATTGGAAAAATAAGTTTTATACTCCTGAACAAGTTCAGTTATTAGCACGTTCTCATTTAGAAATAAAATTCGCATCTATTTATAAAAAATATAATACTTATTTATATGAATCTAATATATTAGATTTTGATGATTTAATTTGTGTACCCACAATATTATTAAAAAAAAATACAAACATCAAAAAACGCTGGCAAAAAAAAATTTCTTACTTGTTAGTCGATGAATATCAAGATACTAATAATAGTCAATATGAATTTATAAAAATGCTTACTAGAAGTGATTCTAATTTTACATTAGTAGGGGATGATGATCAGTCTATTTATTCTTGGAGAGGAGCAAATCCTAAAAATATTTTTGCATTAAAGAAAGATTTTCCAAATTTAAAAATTATTAAAATGGAACACAATTACCGTTCTTCAGGTAGAATATTAAAAGCTGCCAATAGTCTTATTTCTAATAATCTACATCACTTAGAAAAAAAATTATTTTCTAAATTAAAATATGGAAAATTAATTGAAGTTATTGTAGGTATAAATGAAGAAAATGAAGCAGAAAAAATAGCTAAAAAAATTTCAGAACAATACTCTTCAAAAAAAGCAAAATATCAAGATTATGCTATTCTATATCGAGGCAATTATCAGTCTCGAATTATTGAAAAAGTTTTAATAAAAGAAAATATTCCATATAATATTTCAGAAAATTCATCATTTTTCTCTCGACCAGAAATTAAAGATTTATTAAGTTATTTACGTGTTATAATTAATCCAAATGATAATTGTGCTTTTATGAGAATTATTAATACGCCTGCTCGGAAAATAGGAATAGTTACGTTAAAAAAACTAGAAAAATGGGCTATTAAAAATAATAAAAGTTTTTTTGAAGCTAGTAATGATATAGAAATGAAAAGTATCTTAAGAGAAGTAACAATAAATAAAATAAAAAAATTCACTTTTTGGATAAAAAAAACTACGCAATTGTTCTATTTAAAACCTTTTAAAATTCTAGATAATATTATTAATGATATCCAATATGAAAAATGGTTATCTAAAATTTTAAAAGAACCTAATAAAATCAAAAATAGTATTAATAATATTCATACTTTGTCAAAATGGATTAAAAATATGCTTCAAGGAGATGAATTTGAAAAACCTATGACTTTAAGTCAAATTGTAACTCGCATGACACTACGTGATATTTCTGATAAAAATATCAAAAATAATAACTATGAAGATAAAGTACAATTAATGACATTGCACGCTTCTAAAGGATTAGAATTTCCTTCAGTTTTTATTATTGGTATGTGTGAAGGAATTTTGCCTAACCACAAAAGTATTAATGATAATAATATAGAAGAAGAAAGAAGATTAACTTATGTTGGAATTACTAGAGCAAAAAAACAATTATTTTTTACTTATTGTGATCAGCGAATACAATATGGTCAAGTTTTAGATATGTCGCCTAGTAGATTTTTATTCGAATTACCTAAAGAAGATTTAAAATGGAATCAAAATATTTTTTCACAAAAATCTTTAAAAATGAGAGAACAAAATAAATTAAAAATATACCATTTTAAAAAAATATTAAAAAAACATAAAAAATAA
- the ilvC gene encoding ketol-acid reductoisomerase — translation MNYFNTLNFHQKINQIKKCRFMKKKEFNKKNDILKNKNIVIVGCGAQGLNQGLNMRDAGLNISYALKKNSILNKNPSWINATQNDFKVGDYESLIPNADLVINLTPDKQHSNVVKELQTLMKKNACLGYSHGFNIVEIGEKIRKDITVIMVAPKCPGTEVREEYKRGFGVPTLIAVHHENDLQNIGLELAKAWAFSTGGHRAGVLESSFVAEVKSDLMGEQTILCGMLQTASLVCYEKLIKEKYDPDYSGKLVQYGWETITESLKHGGITLMMDRLSNSSKIRAYNLSQKIKKILSPLFQKHMDDIISGKFSTEMMEDWKNKDKKLLHWRYETKNTSFEQAPFYKGKISEQEYYDHGTFMVAILKAGIELSFEKMVETGIIEESAYYESLHELPLIANTIARKKLYEMNVVISDTAEYGSYLFSESAYPILKSFTDNIQKTDIGCPLICNIVNNIELQKVNESIRNHPVEIIGRKLRSYMKKMKTITVAK, via the coding sequence ATGAATTATTTTAACACCTTAAATTTTCATCAAAAAATTAATCAAATAAAAAAATGTCGTTTTATGAAAAAAAAAGAATTTAATAAAAAAAACGATATTTTAAAAAATAAAAATATAGTTATTGTCGGTTGTGGTGCTCAAGGTTTAAATCAAGGTTTAAATATGAGAGATGCCGGTTTAAATATTTCGTATGCGCTTAAAAAAAATAGTATTTTAAATAAAAATCCATCTTGGATTAATGCAACTCAAAATGACTTTAAGGTAGGAGACTACGAATCACTTATACCAAATGCTGATTTAGTTATTAATTTAACTCCTGATAAACAGCATAGTAATGTTGTAAAAGAATTACAAACATTAATGAAAAAAAATGCTTGTTTAGGTTATTCACATGGATTTAATATTGTTGAAATTGGCGAAAAAATTAGAAAAGATATCACTGTTATTATGGTCGCTCCTAAATGTCCTGGAACAGAAGTGCGAGAAGAATATAAAAGAGGATTTGGTGTTCCAACACTAATTGCTGTACATCATGAAAATGATCTTCAAAATATAGGATTAGAATTAGCAAAAGCATGGGCTTTTTCTACCGGAGGACATCGTGCAGGCGTACTTGAATCGTCTTTTGTAGCTGAAGTAAAATCTGATTTAATGGGTGAACAAACTATTTTATGTGGTATGCTTCAAACAGCTTCATTAGTATGTTATGAAAAATTAATTAAAGAAAAATATGACCCAGATTACTCAGGAAAATTAGTACAATATGGATGGGAAACTATTACCGAATCTTTAAAACACGGCGGTATTACTTTAATGATGGATAGATTATCAAATTCATCTAAAATAAGAGCTTATAATCTTTCTCAAAAAATTAAAAAAATATTATCTCCTTTATTTCAAAAACACATGGACGATATTATTTCAGGAAAATTTTCAACAGAAATGATGGAAGACTGGAAAAATAAAGATAAAAAATTATTACATTGGAGATATGAGACAAAAAACACATCTTTTGAACAAGCCCCATTTTATAAAGGTAAAATATCAGAACAAGAATATTATGATCATGGTACCTTCATGGTGGCAATATTAAAAGCTGGTATTGAATTATCTTTTGAAAAAATGGTTGAGACTGGAATTATAGAAGAATCTGCTTATTATGAATCATTACATGAATTACCATTAATAGCAAATACTATTGCAAGAAAAAAATTATATGAAATGAATGTAGTTATTTCAGATACAGCTGAATATGGTAGTTATCTTTTTTCTGAATCTGCATATCCTATTCTAAAAAGTTTTACGGATAATATTCAAAAAACTGATATAGGTTGTCCACTTATTTGTAATATAGTAAATAATATTGAACTACAGAAAGTAAATGAAAGTATTCGCAATCATCCAGTAGAAATTATCGGTCGTAAACTACGATCTTATATGAAAAAAATGAAAACAATTACAGTTGCAAAATAA
- the ilvD gene encoding dihydroxy-acid dehydratase, whose translation MPKYRSFTTTHGRNMSGARSLWRATGMTDEDFKKPIIAVVNSFSEFVPGHIHLQKVGKLIAEEIKTLGGVAKEFNTIAIDDGIAMGHSGMLYSLPSRELIADSIEYVINAHCADAMICISNCDKITPGMLMAALRLNIPSVFVSGGPMEAGKIKNNNKTIKIDLVDAIIHGGNPNQSENIIKEIERSACPTCGSCSGMFTANSMNCLTEVMGLSLPGNGTLLATHIDRKKLFINSAKTIVQITEQYYKKNNKKILPRSIVNKESFENAMILDIAMGGSTNTILHLLAAAQEAEIDFKMSDINNLSKKIPHLCKVAPSTSLYHVEDVHRAGGVMGILGELNRVNLLHKTTRNILQLSLEETLEKYDILVTKNSDIIQMFQAGPGGIRTIQPYSQDFRWKELDSDRKNGCIRSFQYAYSQEGGLAVLYGNLAKNGCIIKTAGIDKKNYIFSGTACVYESQEEAVYAILNGQVISGNIVVIRYEGPKGGPGMQEMLYPTTYLKSMNLDKTCALITDGRFSGGTSGISIGHISPEAADQGVIALVKNGDIIDINIPKRTIHLNITKEELSRRISQEKSKGSSSYKPSNRKRYVSSSLKAYAFFATSADKGAVRDKKKLFNI comes from the coding sequence ATGCCTAAATATCGTTCTTTTACAACTACTCATGGTAGAAATATGTCTGGAGCTAGATCTTTATGGCGAGCTACAGGAATGACCGATGAAGATTTTAAAAAACCAATTATTGCAGTTGTAAACTCTTTTTCTGAATTTGTTCCAGGGCATATTCATTTACAAAAAGTAGGAAAACTTATTGCAGAAGAAATCAAAACATTAGGAGGAGTGGCAAAAGAATTTAATACGATAGCGATCGATGATGGAATAGCTATGGGACATTCTGGAATGTTATACTCTTTACCCTCACGGGAGTTAATTGCAGATTCTATAGAATATGTCATTAATGCGCATTGTGCTGACGCAATGATTTGTATTTCTAATTGTGATAAAATTACTCCAGGTATGTTAATGGCTGCTTTGCGTTTAAATATACCATCAGTTTTTGTTTCTGGTGGACCAATGGAAGCAGGAAAAATAAAAAATAACAATAAAACGATAAAAATTGATCTAGTTGATGCTATTATCCACGGAGGAAATCCTAATCAATCTGAAAATATAATCAAAGAAATTGAGCGTTCTGCTTGTCCAACATGTGGTTCCTGTTCTGGTATGTTTACAGCTAATTCTATGAATTGTTTAACAGAAGTTATGGGTTTATCTCTTCCTGGAAATGGAACATTATTAGCTACTCATATTGATCGTAAAAAATTATTCATAAATTCTGCTAAAACTATAGTGCAAATTACTGAACAATATTATAAAAAAAATAACAAAAAAATTCTACCTAGAAGTATCGTGAATAAAGAATCTTTTGAAAATGCAATGATATTAGATATTGCTATGGGAGGTTCAACTAACACTATTTTACATCTTTTAGCAGCAGCTCAAGAAGCAGAAATTGATTTTAAAATGTCTGACATTAATAATTTATCTAAAAAAATACCTCATCTTTGTAAAGTTGCTCCAAGTACTTCTTTGTATCATGTAGAAGATGTGCATCGAGCCGGTGGTGTGATGGGTATTTTAGGAGAATTAAATCGTGTTAATTTATTACATAAAACAACAAGAAATATATTACAACTGAGTTTAGAAGAAACATTAGAAAAATATGATATTTTAGTAACAAAAAATTCTGATATAATTCAAATGTTTCAAGCTGGACCAGGTGGAATTCGTACAATACAACCATATTCTCAAGATTTTAGATGGAAAGAATTAGACAGTGATCGCAAAAATGGTTGCATCAGATCATTTCAATATGCTTATAGTCAAGAAGGAGGATTAGCTGTTTTATATGGAAATTTAGCAAAAAATGGTTGTATAATAAAAACAGCTGGAATAGATAAAAAAAACTATATTTTTTCTGGTACTGCTTGTGTGTACGAAAGTCAAGAAGAAGCTGTTTATGCTATTTTAAATGGTCAAGTAATTTCAGGTAATATTGTTGTCATTCGTTACGAAGGCCCGAAAGGTGGACCAGGAATGCAAGAAATGTTATATCCTACTACATATTTAAAATCTATGAATTTAGATAAAACATGTGCATTAATTACTGATGGTAGATTTTCGGGTGGTACTTCAGGAATTTCTATAGGACATATTTCACCTGAAGCAGCAGATCAAGGTGTGATCGCTTTAGTAAAAAATGGTGATATCATTGATATTAATATTCCTAAAAGAACCATCCATTTAAATATTACAAAAGAGGAATTATCTCGTCGAATTTCACAAGAAAAATCAAAAGGTTCTTCATCTTACAAACCTTCTAATCGTAAGAGATATGTTTCTTCATCATTAAAAGCATATGCATTTTTTGCAACTAGTGCTGATAAAGGAGCTGTTAGAGATAAGAAAAAACTATTTAATATTTAA